A portion of the Deltaproteobacteria bacterium HGW-Deltaproteobacteria-18 genome contains these proteins:
- a CDS encoding dinitrogenase iron-molybdenum cofactor biosynthesis protein: MEKARIAVPSTVPGGLEAEVGAHFGHCDLYTIIDVENGAVTAVSTLPNVPHQQGGCMAPVQHLAGNGVNLLIAGGMGMRPLMGFNQVGIQVYYGAGAPSVGTAVDALLKGALVPFTQEYTCGGGH; the protein is encoded by the coding sequence ATGGAAAAGGCGAGAATCGCGGTCCCTTCTACTGTTCCCGGGGGGCTGGAAGCGGAGGTCGGCGCTCATTTCGGGCATTGTGACCTCTACACCATCATCGACGTGGAAAACGGTGCCGTCACTGCGGTCAGCACTCTACCCAACGTGCCGCACCAGCAGGGCGGCTGCATGGCCCCGGTCCAGCATCTGGCCGGCAACGGCGTGAACCTGCTCATCGCCGGCGGCATGGGCATGCGCCCGCTCATGGGTTTCAATCAGGTCGGCATCCAGGTTTATTACGGTGCCGGCGCGCCGAGTGTCGGAACGGCCGTGGACGCGCTCCTGAAGGGCGCGCTGGTTCCCTTCACCCAGGAATACACCTGCGGCGGCGGACACTAG
- a CDS encoding (4Fe-4S)-binding protein, translating into MHEIVVISGKGGTGKTSLTAAFAHLAENKVICDLDVDAPDMHLLLAPKVVREEAFYSGHEAVIAEDRCSGCGTCLSMCRFGAVAADGDAYRIDPARCEGCKVCVAFCPETAIDFPSRHCGAWYVSDTRFGPMVHAQLFPGQENSGRLVNELKKEARRLAEAYGHDLILCDGSPGIGCPVISSLSQATLAVIVTEPTPSGVHDLERVAALCDHFRIKVAVIVNKFDLNAEQTARIETLCREMGYTLAGRLPHDNEVTRAMVRRQAATEGGDTDFGLHVRHAWTTIQGLLNR; encoded by the coding sequence ATGCATGAGATTGTCGTGATCAGCGGCAAGGGAGGAACGGGCAAGACTTCCCTCACGGCGGCCTTCGCCCATCTGGCCGAGAACAAGGTCATCTGCGACCTGGATGTGGACGCCCCTGACATGCACCTGCTCCTTGCTCCCAAGGTTGTGCGCGAGGAGGCGTTTTATTCCGGGCACGAGGCCGTCATTGCTGAGGATCGCTGCTCCGGATGCGGAACTTGTCTGTCCATGTGCCGTTTTGGCGCGGTGGCGGCCGACGGCGATGCATACCGGATCGATCCTGCACGCTGCGAGGGGTGCAAGGTCTGTGTGGCCTTCTGCCCGGAAACGGCCATCGATTTTCCGTCCCGCCATTGCGGCGCATGGTATGTGAGCGACACGCGTTTCGGGCCCATGGTCCACGCCCAGCTTTTTCCGGGCCAGGAAAATTCCGGGCGGCTGGTCAACGAACTCAAGAAGGAGGCGCGGCGATTGGCCGAGGCGTACGGCCATGACCTGATTTTGTGTGACGGCTCACCGGGCATCGGCTGCCCGGTCATCAGCTCCCTGTCCCAAGCCACCCTGGCCGTGATCGTCACCGAACCTACGCCGTCGGGTGTGCACGATCTGGAGCGCGTGGCGGCCCTGTGCGATCATTTCCGCATCAAGGTCGCGGTGATCGTCAACAAGTTTGACCTCAACGCTGAACAAACCGCGCGCATCGAGACTTTGTGCCGGGAAATGGGCTACACGCTGGCCGGACGCCTGCCCCACGACAACGAGGTGACCAGGGCCATGGTCCGCCGTCAGGCTGCTACGGAAGGCGGCGATACAGATTTCGGTCTCCATGTGCGACATGCCTGGACGACCATCCAAGGGCTTTTGAATAGATAA
- a CDS encoding (4Fe-4S)-binding protein: protein MIVAVASGKGGTGKTTVTASLAVSWPKVVMAVDLDVDEPNLHLFLKPQITEIETVTLEVPEVDETRCTFCRACAELCQFKAIAVMGKAILTFPEMCHGCGGCMAICPEGAIGVTTRELGVMERGSARGRISCLTGRLRVGEAMSPPLMRHVRVRVTAEAELQGADILIDAPPGVSCPAMCAVADSDVIVLVTEPTPFGFYDFTLAWEAFSPLGKPMAVVVNRAGLGDGRVYDFCREHGLPIVAEIPYRRDIAEHYSRGHVLAELDEGLKEQFAGLCSILASLTKEGDHA, encoded by the coding sequence ATGATTGTAGCAGTCGCGAGCGGCAAGGGCGGCACAGGCAAGACAACAGTCACGGCCTCCCTGGCCGTGTCGTGGCCGAAAGTCGTGATGGCCGTGGATCTTGATGTGGACGAGCCCAATCTGCATCTGTTTTTGAAACCGCAGATCACGGAAATCGAAACTGTGACTCTGGAAGTTCCGGAAGTGGACGAGACCAGGTGCACATTCTGCCGTGCGTGCGCCGAGCTGTGCCAGTTCAAGGCCATCGCGGTCATGGGCAAAGCCATCCTGACCTTTCCCGAGATGTGCCACGGCTGCGGCGGGTGCATGGCGATCTGCCCAGAAGGGGCCATCGGGGTGACCACCCGTGAACTGGGCGTCATGGAGCGGGGATCGGCCAGGGGCCGGATCTCCTGCCTGACCGGGCGGCTGCGCGTCGGCGAGGCCATGAGTCCGCCGCTCATGCGCCATGTGCGGGTGCGCGTGACGGCCGAGGCGGAGCTTCAAGGTGCGGACATCCTCATCGACGCGCCTCCGGGCGTGAGCTGCCCGGCCATGTGCGCCGTGGCCGACAGTGATGTCATCGTGCTGGTCACCGAACCCACACCTTTCGGCTTCTATGATTTCACCTTGGCCTGGGAGGCGTTCTCGCCGCTCGGCAAGCCCATGGCCGTGGTCGTCAACCGCGCCGGTCTGGGCGACGGGCGGGTCTACGACTTCTGCCGGGAGCACGGTCTGCCGATCGTGGCCGAGATTCCCTACCGCCGCGACATCGCGGAACACTATTCCAGGGGCCACGTTCTGGCCGAGCTTGACGAGGGGTTGAAGGAGCAGTTCGCTGGACTGTGCAGCATCCTGGCGAGCCTGACCAAGGAGGGGGATCATGCATGA
- a CDS encoding acetoin utilization protein has product MFVGLKMLNNFIAMPPEALVEDAQRLMDEQQLWMLFVVKDGKLIGYVRTEDISAAMPSLVTGLDKHEINYLLSKLTVGRIMRKDITPVTPETEIEAAAMLMHAKNLAGLAVVNADGDLIGYINRTIMLEVLAEEMGYGKGGSRIVFEVVDRPGVLREVSGIIDSMGYSIISTGTFTHRERRMVVIRVDTPNPSSIAAALQKAGYDVVGPEDFKHEWQ; this is encoded by the coding sequence ATGTTTGTCGGGCTCAAAATGCTTAATAATTTCATAGCGATGCCACCTGAAGCACTCGTCGAGGACGCACAGCGGCTCATGGATGAGCAGCAACTCTGGATGCTGTTCGTGGTCAAGGACGGAAAACTGATCGGGTACGTCCGCACCGAAGACATCAGCGCCGCCATGCCCTCCCTGGTCACGGGCCTGGACAAACACGAGATCAACTATCTCCTGTCCAAGCTCACGGTCGGGCGGATCATGCGCAAGGACATCACGCCCGTCACCCCCGAGACGGAGATCGAGGCCGCGGCCATGCTCATGCACGCCAAGAACCTGGCAGGTCTGGCCGTGGTAAACGCCGACGGCGACCTCATCGGCTACATCAACCGTACCATCATGCTCGAAGTGCTGGCCGAAGAGATGGGTTACGGCAAGGGCGGTTCGCGCATCGTTTTCGAAGTCGTGGACCGTCCCGGCGTGCTGCGTGAAGTCTCGGGCATCATCGACTCCATGGGTTATTCCATCATCTCCACCGGCACCTTCACGCACCGGGAGCGGCGCATGGTCGTCATCCGCGTGGACACGCCCAACCCTTCGTCCATCGCGGCCGCACTGCAGAAAGCCGGATACGACGTGGTCGGACCCGAGGATTTCAAGCATGAATGGCAGTAG
- a CDS encoding ABC transporter ATP-binding protein: MNGSSALLEIKEVSLAFKNVAALSRVSCSVQKGSITSLIGPNGAGKTSMLNCISGRYTPTKGNISMDGRELTGVPAHKRTGFGLARTFQNIALFRGLSVLDNLMVGRHSRLGYGLLASIFYLGKARAEETRHRERVEDIIDFLSLSPYRHQIAGHLPYGVQKKVELGRALAAEPELLLLDEPMAGMNLEETEDMARSILDINEEWGVTVFLVEHDMGVVMDISDHVVVLDFGRVLATGTPEAIQNNSKVISAYLGDDDGLYKGR, encoded by the coding sequence ATGAATGGCAGTAGCGCCCTGCTCGAAATCAAGGAGGTCAGCCTGGCCTTCAAGAACGTGGCGGCCCTGTCCCGGGTCTCGTGCTCCGTTCAGAAGGGCAGCATCACCTCTCTCATCGGGCCTAACGGCGCCGGCAAGACCAGCATGCTCAACTGCATCTCCGGCCGCTACACCCCGACCAAGGGCAATATCAGCATGGACGGCCGGGAGCTCACCGGCGTGCCCGCACACAAACGCACCGGATTCGGTCTGGCCCGGACCTTCCAGAACATCGCCCTATTCAGGGGACTCTCGGTCCTGGACAACCTCATGGTCGGCCGACATTCGCGACTGGGCTACGGCCTGCTGGCCTCCATCTTCTATCTGGGCAAGGCCCGCGCCGAAGAGACCCGTCATCGTGAACGCGTGGAGGACATCATCGATTTCCTGAGCCTCTCCCCGTACCGACACCAGATTGCCGGGCACCTGCCATACGGCGTGCAGAAAAAGGTCGAACTCGGCCGCGCGCTTGCCGCCGAGCCCGAACTGCTGCTGCTCGACGAACCCATGGCGGGCATGAACCTGGAAGAAACCGAGGACATGGCCCGCTCCATTCTCGACATCAACGAGGAGTGGGGCGTGACCGTTTTCCTGGTGGAGCATGACATGGGCGTGGTCATGGACATCTCGGACCATGTCGTTGTGCTCGATTTCGGCCGCGTCCTGGCCACTGGCACGCCAGAGGCAATCCAGAACAATTCCAAAGTCATCAGCGCCTATCTTGGCGACGATGACGGCCTGTATAAGGGACGCTGA
- a CDS encoding long-chain fatty acid--CoA ligase encodes MTAPYDTTLPRLLLENSRKRPGRTALREKTLGIWKPVTYAEYWAITSEFAAGLKTLGLGRGDIIVIIGDNRPEWLWAQLAIQGLGGVSLGLYQDSPGEEIGYVFELSRARLVVAEDQEQVDKVLSIRGDLPLLEYIIYHDSKGLIGYDAPGLKSFDEIRALGKDRAQEFEQWIENVSPDDTALIATTSGSTGRPKLAMLSHRNLLSMAWNLGLSDPKRASDEFVSFLPLAWMGEQMMAVSSALLFGFCVNFPEEPDTVQENIREIGPHLIFSPPRVWENMAAKVRVRIMETTRFKRFLFNIFMPVGLKYAGAVLRGETPSAGLRMANSLADWGLFRALRDRLGFSRVRSASTGGAPLGPDTFTFFHALGVNLKQIYGQTEIAGISCIHRDGAVSFESVGEPIAETEIRISEEGEILSRSAAVFKGYLGNESATAETITDGWLHSGDAGFFKDNGQLVIIDRLSDVMTTGKGVRFSPQFIENKLKFSTYVQEAVVLGHKRDFITAIICLDGDIAGRWAESRGLTYTTYQDLAAKPELYDLIESEIRTINPSLQPGTEVTRFALLFKELDADDGELTRTRKIRRKVINERYAELINALYDGTDNTDLCIAITYQDGSHREMTGAICIRDIRQQ; translated from the coding sequence ATGACCGCTCCGTACGATACCACCCTGCCAAGGCTGCTCCTTGAAAACAGCCGCAAGCGTCCCGGCCGCACGGCCCTGCGCGAAAAGACCCTGGGCATCTGGAAACCCGTGACCTATGCCGAATACTGGGCCATCACCTCCGAATTCGCCGCCGGTCTCAAGACCCTGGGCCTTGGCCGGGGAGACATCATCGTCATCATTGGCGACAACCGCCCGGAATGGCTCTGGGCCCAGCTGGCCATCCAGGGCCTGGGAGGAGTGTCCCTCGGCCTGTATCAGGACTCGCCCGGAGAAGAGATCGGCTATGTCTTCGAGCTCTCCAGGGCGCGGCTGGTTGTGGCCGAGGACCAGGAGCAGGTCGACAAGGTCCTGTCCATCCGGGGCGATCTGCCACTGCTGGAATACATCATTTATCACGATTCCAAAGGACTGATCGGCTACGACGCGCCGGGGCTCAAATCCTTCGATGAGATCCGCGCCCTCGGCAAGGACCGCGCGCAAGAATTCGAGCAGTGGATAGAGAACGTCTCCCCCGACGACACGGCGCTCATCGCCACCACCTCTGGATCCACCGGACGTCCCAAGCTGGCCATGCTCTCGCACAGGAACCTGTTGTCCATGGCCTGGAACCTGGGACTGTCCGATCCCAAGCGCGCCAGCGACGAATTCGTGTCCTTCCTGCCCCTGGCCTGGATGGGCGAGCAGATGATGGCCGTGTCCTCGGCCCTTTTGTTCGGATTCTGCGTCAATTTTCCCGAAGAGCCGGACACGGTGCAGGAAAACATCCGCGAGATCGGGCCGCACCTCATTTTCTCGCCGCCGAGGGTCTGGGAGAACATGGCCGCCAAGGTCCGCGTGCGCATCATGGAGACAACCCGCTTCAAGCGCTTTCTCTTCAACATCTTCATGCCCGTGGGGCTGAAGTACGCGGGCGCCGTGCTGCGCGGCGAAACGCCGTCGGCGGGCCTGCGCATGGCCAACAGTCTGGCCGACTGGGGACTTTTCCGGGCCCTGCGCGACCGGCTCGGCTTCTCGCGCGTGCGTTCGGCGTCCACGGGCGGCGCGCCGCTTGGCCCCGACACCTTCACCTTTTTCCACGCCCTGGGCGTGAACCTGAAACAGATATACGGCCAGACCGAGATCGCGGGCATCTCCTGCATCCACCGCGACGGCGCGGTCAGCTTCGAGTCCGTGGGCGAACCCATCGCCGAGACCGAGATCCGCATCTCCGAAGAAGGCGAGATCCTGTCCAGAAGCGCGGCCGTGTTCAAGGGCTACCTCGGCAACGAATCCGCCACCGCCGAGACCATCACCGACGGCTGGCTGCATTCCGGCGACGCCGGATTCTTCAAGGACAACGGCCAGCTGGTCATCATCGACCGCCTCTCCGACGTCATGACCACGGGCAAGGGCGTGCGCTTCTCGCCCCAGTTCATCGAAAACAAGCTCAAGTTCTCGACCTACGTGCAGGAAGCCGTGGTTCTCGGCCACAAGCGCGATTTCATTACCGCCATCATCTGTCTCGACGGCGACATCGCGGGACGCTGGGCCGAGTCCAGGGGCCTGACCTACACCACCTACCAGGACCTGGCGGCCAAACCCGAACTCTACGACCTGATCGAGTCCGAAATCCGGACCATCAATCCGTCCCTGCAGCCCGGCACCGAGGTCACGCGCTTCGCCCTGCTCTTCAAGGAACTGGACGCCGACGACGGCGAACTGACCCGCACGCGAAAGATCCGGCGCAAGGTCATAAACGAGCGCTACGCCGAGCTGATCAATGCGCTTTACGACGGCACGGACAACACGGACCTGTGCATCGCCATCACCTACCAGGACGGCTCGCACCGCGAGATGACAGGGGCCATCTGCATCCGCGACATCCGGCAACAGTAA
- a CDS encoding branched-chain amino acid ABC transporter permease, with product MEYYLQLIINGLVVGSIYSLVALGFVIIFKATKVVNFAQGELVMVGAYVCFALTVQFQLPFLVSFLLTLIFSIILAVLVERLILRPLIGEPIISVIMVTIGLSSMLKSFVQMVWGTQIQVFPAILPQEPYMLLGLPIAPVYVAAFGLSVLLFGVFSLFFKYSSLGIAMRATAFDQQAAQSMGIGIKSIFALSWCIAAVVSSIGGIILGNINGINAQLGQLGLKVFPAVILGGLDSLLGAALGGLIIGVLENICEGAAKDLFGLGGFKEVASFVILVIILMIKPYGLFGTKEIERV from the coding sequence GTGGAATACTATCTCCAACTCATCATCAACGGCCTGGTGGTCGGGTCCATCTACAGCTTGGTGGCGCTGGGTTTTGTCATCATTTTCAAGGCCACCAAGGTCGTCAACTTCGCCCAGGGCGAACTGGTCATGGTCGGGGCCTACGTCTGCTTCGCCCTGACGGTGCAGTTCCAGCTGCCGTTTCTGGTCTCCTTCCTGCTGACGCTGATCTTTTCCATCATCCTGGCCGTTCTCGTGGAGAGACTTATCCTGCGGCCGCTCATCGGCGAGCCCATCATCTCCGTCATCATGGTCACCATCGGTCTCTCGTCCATGCTCAAGTCCTTCGTGCAGATGGTCTGGGGCACCCAGATCCAGGTCTTCCCGGCCATCCTGCCCCAGGAGCCCTACATGCTCCTGGGTTTGCCCATCGCGCCGGTGTATGTCGCGGCCTTCGGGCTTTCGGTGCTGCTCTTCGGGGTCTTCAGCCTGTTCTTCAAGTACTCGTCCCTGGGCATCGCCATGCGCGCCACGGCCTTCGACCAGCAGGCCGCCCAGTCCATGGGCATCGGCATCAAGTCCATATTTGCCCTGTCCTGGTGCATCGCGGCCGTGGTTTCGAGCATCGGCGGCATCATCCTCGGCAACATCAACGGCATAAACGCCCAGCTCGGCCAGCTCGGCCTCAAGGTTTTCCCCGCCGTGATCCTGGGCGGGCTGGACAGCCTGCTCGGAGCGGCCCTCGGCGGGCTGATCATAGGGGTGCTGGAAAACATATGCGAGGGTGCGGCCAAGGATCTCTTCGGACTTGGCGGATTCAAGGAGGTAGCCTCCTTTGTGATCCTGGTCATCATTCTCATGATCAAGCCTTACGGACTTTTCGGAACCAAGGAGATTGAACGGGTATGA
- a CDS encoding branched-chain amino acid ABC transporter permease, whose translation MSMHKCGLFYTTYAREDGLFPSRFQKICLALFFVALLVCPQFLDSYVMSILNLILIAVIGAVSLNLLTGVCGQMSLGHGAFVGVGAYGAAVLSNMGVPFFLALLGGGAVAALVGMVFGIPSLRLKGIYLAISTLAAQLILEYVFLHAGSITGGANGLPVDAPEIMGYSFDTDSKIFYLILLVTVLCVLVVTNVIRTRPGRAFVAIRDYHQSAENVGVNLFAFKLQAFGLSSFLAGIAGGLWAHYTMYITPEQFSMGLSISYLAMIIVGGMGSVLGSIFGAIFITLLPEMLNLLTTSLGGIAPDLSAIIVPMKEGVFGLTLVLFLIFEPEGLVRKWRLTKAYWKLYPFAY comes from the coding sequence ATGAGCATGCACAAATGCGGACTTTTCTACACGACCTACGCCCGCGAGGACGGCCTCTTCCCCTCCAGGTTCCAGAAGATCTGCCTGGCCCTTTTCTTCGTGGCCCTGCTGGTGTGCCCGCAGTTTCTGGACTCTTACGTCATGTCCATTCTGAACCTGATCCTCATCGCGGTCATTGGGGCGGTGTCCCTGAACCTCTTGACCGGAGTCTGCGGCCAGATGTCGCTGGGGCACGGGGCTTTCGTCGGGGTGGGGGCCTACGGCGCGGCCGTGCTGTCCAACATGGGGGTTCCCTTTTTCCTCGCCCTGCTCGGCGGAGGCGCAGTCGCCGCCTTGGTAGGCATGGTCTTCGGCATCCCGTCGCTGCGTCTCAAGGGGATCTACCTGGCCATCTCCACCCTGGCAGCCCAACTCATCCTTGAATACGTCTTCCTGCATGCCGGAAGCATCACCGGCGGAGCCAACGGCCTGCCCGTCGATGCACCCGAAATCATGGGCTATTCCTTCGACACCGACTCCAAGATATTCTACCTCATCCTGCTGGTTACCGTGCTGTGCGTCCTGGTCGTTACCAACGTGATTCGCACCCGCCCGGGGCGGGCCTTCGTGGCCATCCGCGACTACCATCAGTCCGCCGAGAATGTTGGCGTGAACCTTTTCGCCTTCAAGCTGCAGGCCTTTGGCCTGAGCTCCTTTCTGGCCGGCATCGCGGGAGGGCTCTGGGCTCACTACACCATGTACATCACCCCCGAACAGTTCTCCATGGGACTGTCCATCAGCTACCTGGCCATGATCATCGTCGGCGGAATGGGCTCTGTCCTGGGCTCCATCTTCGGCGCCATATTCATCACCCTGCTGCCTGAAATGCTCAATCTGCTGACCACGTCCCTCGGGGGCATCGCCCCGGACCTGAGCGCCATCATCGTGCCCATGAAGGAAGGGGTCTTCGGGCTGACGCTGGTCCTCTTCCTCATCTTCGAACCCGAAGGACTGGTTCGCAAATGGAGGCTGACCAAGGCCTACTGGAAACTCTACCCCTTTGCATATTAA
- a CDS encoding ABC transporter substrate-binding protein produces the protein MKKLLALTILALMASISTASAAYKVGLLSDLTGPTSSVGAPYADGIKAYVGWLNDNGGIDGESVELIQVDYAYNVQQALAAYKRFTSSGIVAMQGWGTGDTEALIKFVAKDKIPVFSASYSAHLMDPAKAPYNFTAAPDYSTQGRAGLKYLRETWKEERAPKLAFVFPDNPYGSVPIPAMKEYAVELGFEIVGQENVDLKAIDATPQLLSLKKVGPDFVWTGGTTPSTAVIMKDAQKLGMTCTFLTNIWSSDENIFKLGGEAANGHYGLQGGVIYGQDVPGMALIRELTKGEPQMTHYVRGFVSAMVMCEGMKMAKAKGEVTGESIKDALETMRDFDPQGLAPAISYFADDHRPNLSVNIAAFKDGKLEFVKTETLERKKEWLGH, from the coding sequence ATGAAAAAACTTCTCGCCCTGACCATCCTGGCCCTTATGGCCAGCATCAGCACGGCCTCGGCCGCCTACAAGGTTGGCCTCCTGTCCGATCTGACCGGCCCCACGTCCAGCGTGGGTGCGCCCTATGCCGACGGCATCAAGGCCTACGTCGGTTGGCTGAACGACAACGGCGGCATAGACGGCGAGTCTGTGGAACTCATCCAGGTCGACTACGCCTACAACGTGCAGCAGGCCCTGGCCGCCTACAAGCGCTTCACCTCCAGCGGCATCGTGGCCATGCAGGGATGGGGCACGGGCGACACCGAAGCCCTGATCAAGTTCGTGGCCAAGGACAAGATCCCGGTCTTCTCGGCCTCCTATTCCGCGCATCTGATGGACCCGGCCAAGGCTCCCTACAATTTCACCGCCGCGCCGGATTACTCCACCCAAGGCCGGGCCGGGCTCAAGTATCTGCGTGAAACCTGGAAGGAAGAACGCGCCCCCAAACTGGCCTTCGTCTTCCCGGACAACCCCTACGGCTCGGTGCCCATTCCGGCCATGAAGGAATATGCGGTCGAACTGGGCTTTGAAATTGTGGGGCAGGAAAATGTGGACCTCAAAGCCATCGACGCAACCCCGCAGCTTTTGAGCCTCAAGAAGGTCGGACCCGACTTCGTCTGGACCGGCGGAACTACTCCGTCCACGGCAGTCATCATGAAGGATGCGCAAAAGCTCGGCATGACCTGCACCTTCCTGACCAACATCTGGAGCAGCGACGAGAACATCTTCAAGCTCGGCGGTGAAGCGGCCAATGGCCACTACGGGCTGCAGGGCGGCGTCATTTATGGGCAGGACGTGCCGGGCATGGCCCTCATCCGCGAACTGACAAAAGGCGAGCCGCAGATGACCCACTACGTGCGCGGCTTTGTTTCCGCGATGGTCATGTGCGAGGGCATGAAAATGGCCAAGGCCAAAGGCGAAGTGACGGGCGAAAGCATCAAGGATGCGCTGGAAACCATGCGCGATTTCGATCCCCAGGGCTTGGCCCCGGCCATCAGCTACTTCGCCGATGACCACCGCCCGAATCTCTCGGTGAACATCGCCGCCTTCAAGGACGGCAAGCTCGAATTCGTCAAGACCGAAACCCTGGAACGCAAGAAGGAATGGCTCGGCCATTAG